A window of Deltaproteobacteria bacterium contains these coding sequences:
- a CDS encoding DNA photolyase yields the protein MKRPSSAPRSLVVEEASARTPLAESLMKRLPLVQIVPSIKPAHYANYDGETLILAEHRGAFVKPCPGTRGYICCGLMIIHLGLGCNLNCTYCILQSYLDTQALVVFSNFDQGLRELERVLSSDGPRPRRFCTGEFTDSLLLEDLTGLAARLVTLFAGHKDVLLELKTKTDNVDSLCGLNHGGRSIVSFSVNAPAVAASEESGAVPLKRRITAAKRMVEEGYRVGFHFDPLIRHAGWKEGYARAVADIFSAVPPESVAWISLGGFRFLPSLKRIVARRYPKSRIMYDEFIPAPDGKMRYFRPLRVEMYRRLVSEIKAAAPEACIYLCMENSRVWQEVFGFDPGPFGLIKMLNQRV from the coding sequence ATGAAGCGTCCCTCTTCAGCGCCCCGGAGTTTAGTGGTCGAGGAGGCTTCAGCCCGCACGCCCCTGGCCGAATCCTTGATGAAACGCCTGCCTCTGGTCCAGATCGTGCCTTCGATCAAACCGGCTCATTATGCGAACTATGATGGAGAGACTTTGATTCTGGCCGAACACAGAGGCGCGTTTGTTAAACCCTGTCCTGGCACCAGGGGCTACATCTGCTGCGGACTCATGATCATCCACCTGGGCTTAGGGTGTAACCTCAACTGTACCTACTGCATCCTTCAGAGTTACCTTGACACCCAGGCCCTGGTTGTGTTCAGTAACTTTGATCAAGGCCTGCGGGAGCTGGAGCGAGTTTTGAGTTCAGATGGACCGCGACCCCGGCGCTTTTGCACCGGTGAATTTACCGACAGCCTCCTGCTTGAGGACCTGACCGGGCTGGCCGCTCGTCTGGTGACCCTGTTTGCAGGTCATAAAGACGTTCTCTTGGAACTTAAGACCAAGACCGATAATGTTGATTCACTTTGCGGTTTGAACCATGGAGGTCGGAGTATCGTCTCTTTTTCGGTCAATGCCCCGGCCGTGGCTGCATCTGAGGAATCAGGGGCTGTCCCCTTGAAGCGGAGAATCACTGCGGCAAAGCGGATGGTTGAGGAGGGGTACCGGGTCGGATTTCATTTCGACCCGCTCATCAGACATGCAGGCTGGAAGGAAGGGTATGCCCGGGCCGTGGCCGATATTTTTTCAGCCGTGCCACCCGAGAGTGTGGCCTGGATCAGCCTGGGCGGGTTTCGCTTTTTACCATCACTGAAACGGATTGTGGCTCGTCGTTACCCTAAGAGCCGCATCATGTATGACGAGTTCATCCCTGCCCCTGACGGGAAGATGCGGTATTTTCGGCCCCTGAGGGTGGAGATGTACCGGCGCCTTGTGTCTGAGATCAAGGCGGCCGCGCCTGAGGCGTGTATTTATCTGTGCATGGAGAATTCCCGGGTCTGGCAGGAGGTCTTTGGCTTCGATCCCGGGCCTTTTGGCTTGATAAAGATGCTTAATCAGAGAGTTTAG
- a CDS encoding NifU family protein, with product MKEKVESILNKIRPQLVADGGNVELVDVDENGVVHVKLTGACAGCPMAQMTLKHGIERVLKMEVPEVKSVESVN from the coding sequence ATGAAAGAAAAAGTTGAATCAATCTTAAATAAAATTCGCCCGCAGCTTGTGGCCGACGGCGGGAACGTGGAACTGGTTGATGTGGATGAGAACGGTGTGGTTCATGTCAAACTGACCGGCGCCTGCGCGGGCTGTCCCATGGCCCAGATGACGCTTAAACATGGTATCGAAAGGGTCCTCAAGATGGAGGTCCCTGAAGTCAAGAGTGTCGAATCCGTCAACTGA